The proteins below come from a single Zea mays cultivar B73 chromosome 8, Zm-B73-REFERENCE-NAM-5.0, whole genome shotgun sequence genomic window:
- the LOC100285236 gene encoding BAH domain containing protein has translation MGRRRRFAQLDDDDDDDEDVPINFKPSGGASSSDAKPRKPQPPPQQRRGVSDDDDEDVEEVELEEEEDDEKDLEAMRRAEEEERREQEAETKTRRRRGRPKRRRDPGSEDEEPEELELQTEDPREEEITEAVPVAVGDPVKITGKGKKQKKHYASFEYEGNSFELEDPVLLTPEDSNQKPYVAILKDITETDGSLYVTGQWFYRPEEADKKEGGFWVARDTRELFYSFHTDDVPAESVMHKCVVHFIPQQKQIPSRKQHPGFIVQKVYDAVEKKLWNLTDKDYEDNKQQEIDLLVKKTIDRIGQLPDLEPEETPLENNYLSNKRGLRKKPVNPIDVTREPPVGKSEQFAKAETPGSDKIRNYDTLVKYKVLTGHSHRDRWLDKLIESIPLASKENAGTSADANSTAKSSISGSPAKDVGSAENEKSYGLDVVVEIMTALERSAYEALGTDFGKYNQKLRQLQFNIKNISKLRRRLMDKELDPPVLLTMSPDELKAGLTSAEKTSEPEESRKLQMTDTRCQRCSEKKVGISDIIHAGHGDRYQLECTSCGYTWFSSRDAITTLTEDAPSTAGNVGTAPLATAKFEVVEKKLTSPRDQSGKPASDALQKSTAAYMPTMERQKSFAKTKLLDEPSPAPKQG, from the exons ATGGGGCGGCGCCGCCGGTTCGCGCAGctggacgatgacgacgacgacgacgaagacgtGCCCATCAATTTCAAGCCCTCGGGTGGCGCCTCCTCCTCGGACGCCAAACCCAGGAAGCCCCAGCCGCCGCCGCAGCAGCGCCGCGGAGTCTCcgatgacgacgacgaggacGTGGAGGAAGTGGAacttgaggaggaggaggacgacgagaAGGATCTCGAGGCAATGCGACGGGCCGAGGAGGAGGAGCGCCGCGAGCAGGAGGCCGAGACGAAGACTCGCCGCCGCCGGGGACGGCCCAAGCGCCGCCGCGACCCGGGGAGCGAGGATGAGGAGCCCGAGGAGCTAGAGCTGCAAACGGAGGATCCCCGTGAGGAGGAGATCACGGAGGCGGTGCCCGTAGCTGTAGGGGACCCGGTCAAGATCACTGGCAAGGggaagaagcagaagaagcactATGCTTCCTTCGAGTACGAGGGCAACAGCTTCGAGCTG GAGGACCCCGTGCTTCTCACGCCTGAGGACAGCAATCAGAAGCCCTATGTCGCCATCCTCAAG GATATAACAGAAACTGATGGGAGCCTATATGTAACTGGCCAATGGTTTTATAGACCAGAAGAGGCTGACAAAAAGGAGGGTGGATTCTGGGTAGCACGAGATACACGAGAGCTATTTTACAGTTTTCATACTGATGATGTGCCTGCAGAATCAGTTATGCACAAATGTGTGGTCCATTTCATTCCTCAGCAAAAACAGATTCCCAGTCGAAAGCAGCATCCGGGATTTATTGTCCAGAAGGTCTATGATGCAGTTGAGAAGAAACTGTGGAACCTAACAGACAAGGACTATGAGGATAACAAGCAGCAAGAGATTGATCTTCTGGTTAAGAAAACAATAGACCGTATTGGGCAGCTTCCTGATCTCGAACCTGAAGAGACACCTCTTGAGAACAATTATTTGTCAAATAAACGAGGCCTGCGTAAGAAACCTGTTAACCCTATAGATGTAACAAGAGAACCTCCAGTTGGCAAATCCGAGCAGTTTGCAAAAGCAGAGACACCTGGAAGTGATAAGATACGGAATTATGATACCCTTGTTAAGTATAAAGTACTTACTGGACATTCTCATCGTGATAGGTGGCTCGATAAATTGATAGAAAGTATTCCGCTTGCATCAAAGGAGAATGCTGGAACATCTGCTGATGCTAATTCTACAGCCAAAAGTTCAATCAGTGGTTCACCTGCAAAGGATGTTGGTTCTGCT GAAAATGAAAAATCATATGGACTTGATGTTGTTGTTGAGATAATGACTGCATTAGAAAGATCTGCATATGAAGCTCTTGGAACAGATTTTGGGAAATATAACCAGAAACTGCGACAACTACAGTTCAACATCAAG AATATCTCTAAACTTCGCAGGAGGCTGATGGACAAGGAGCTTGATCCTCCAGTTCTTTTAACCATGTCCCCCGATGAATTAAAG GCTGGCTTGACTTCAGCAGAGAAAACATCTGAACCAGAAGAATCAAGGAAATTGCAG ATGACTGATACAAGATGTCAAAGATGCAGCGAAAAGAAAGTTGGCATATCTGATATTATCCATGCAGGTCATGGAGACCGCTATCAG TTGGAATGCACTTCCTGTGGCTACACATGGTTTTCGTCCAGAGATGCCATCACAACACTTACAGAGGATGCCCCAAGCACTGCTGGGAATGTGGGCACTGCCCCCTTGGCAACAGCAAAGTTCGAGGTCGTTGAGAAGAAGCTCACGAGCCCACGGGACCAATCCGGCAAGCCTGCTTCTGATGCTCTGCAGAAGAGCACTGCAGCTTACATGCCAACTATGGAGAGGCAGAAGTCGTTTGCTAAGACCAAGCTGTTGGATGAACCCTCCCCCGCACCAAAACAGGGGTAG